One region of Scophthalmus maximus strain ysfricsl-2021 chromosome 15, ASM2237912v1, whole genome shotgun sequence genomic DNA includes:
- the ebi3 gene encoding interleukin-27 subunit beta isoform X2: MFGIVILLMCVLGGRALDLLRATDTPRNPPPAPRVHCWCASYPNVTLCSWAEPSPSPPVHYVATYSERHGQPDTKRCHLIPPSSSSSVSSSSSSSSSSPSAQLWQCQLSDLKLLTDYIINVTAVHSGGSSSYLSSFMLEDIVRPDPPADVRVSPHNGRDLLVEWSPPSTWNDLDIFPLKYQIMYQWEIRGIPKSVNLGPFESSKVELKGLSPGRTYLFRVCARELLGLGKFSSWSSPVNITIPRTKP; encoded by the exons ATGTTCGGCATCGTGATTCTCCTCATGTGCGTCCTGGGAGGACGAGCACTGGACCTGCTGAGAGCAACTGACACACCAAGGA ATCCGCCCCCCGCTCCCAGGGTGCACTGCTGGTGTGCGAGCTATCCAAATGTGACTCTCTGCTCGTGGGCCGAACCTTCCCCCTCCCCACCGGTACACTACGTTGCCACCTACAG tgagaGACACGGGCAGCCAGACACCAAGAGGTGCCACCTCATCCCTCCCAGCTCTTCATCCTctgtgtcgtcgtcgtcgtcatcatcctcctcatccccatcgGCGCAG CTCTGGCAATGCCAACTGTCCGACCTGAAGCTCCTCACCGACTACATCATCAACGTCACGGCTGTCCATTCTGGCGGAAGCAGCTCCTACCTGTCAAGTTTCATGTTGGAGGATATCG TGAGACCAGATCCCCCCGCGGACGTCCGGGTTTCCCCTCACAACGGCAGAGACCTGCTGGTGGAATggtctcctccctccacctggAACGACCTGGATATCTTCCCCCTGAAATACCAGATAATGTACCAGTGGGAAATCAGGGGCATCCCGAAATCTGTCAAC ctgggtCCGTTCGAGAGCTCCAAGGTGGAGCTGAAGGGGCTGAGCCCGGGGAGGACGTACCTGTTCCGGGTGTGCGCCAGGGAGCTGCTGGGTCTGGGCAAGTTCAGCAGCTGGAGTTCACCCGTAAATATCACCATACCAAGGACCAAGCCGtag
- the ebi3 gene encoding interleukin-27 subunit beta isoform X1, producing MFGIVILLMCVLGGRALDLLRATDTPRNHTSPDPPPAPRVHCWCASYPNVTLCSWAEPSPSPPVHYVATYSERHGQPDTKRCHLIPPSSSSSVSSSSSSSSSSPSAQLWQCQLSDLKLLTDYIINVTAVHSGGSSSYLSSFMLEDIVRPDPPADVRVSPHNGRDLLVEWSPPSTWNDLDIFPLKYQIMYQWEIRGIPKSVNLGPFESSKVELKGLSPGRTYLFRVCARELLGLGKFSSWSSPVNITIPRTKP from the exons ATGTTCGGCATCGTGATTCTCCTCATGTGCGTCCTGGGAGGACGAGCACTGGACCTGCTGAGAGCAACTGACACACCAAGGA atcataCTTCGCCAGATCCGCCCCCCGCTCCCAGGGTGCACTGCTGGTGTGCGAGCTATCCAAATGTGACTCTCTGCTCGTGGGCCGAACCTTCCCCCTCCCCACCGGTACACTACGTTGCCACCTACAG tgagaGACACGGGCAGCCAGACACCAAGAGGTGCCACCTCATCCCTCCCAGCTCTTCATCCTctgtgtcgtcgtcgtcgtcatcatcctcctcatccccatcgGCGCAG CTCTGGCAATGCCAACTGTCCGACCTGAAGCTCCTCACCGACTACATCATCAACGTCACGGCTGTCCATTCTGGCGGAAGCAGCTCCTACCTGTCAAGTTTCATGTTGGAGGATATCG TGAGACCAGATCCCCCCGCGGACGTCCGGGTTTCCCCTCACAACGGCAGAGACCTGCTGGTGGAATggtctcctccctccacctggAACGACCTGGATATCTTCCCCCTGAAATACCAGATAATGTACCAGTGGGAAATCAGGGGCATCCCGAAATCTGTCAAC ctgggtCCGTTCGAGAGCTCCAAGGTGGAGCTGAAGGGGCTGAGCCCGGGGAGGACGTACCTGTTCCGGGTGTGCGCCAGGGAGCTGCTGGGTCTGGGCAAGTTCAGCAGCTGGAGTTCACCCGTAAATATCACCATACCAAGGACCAAGCCGtag
- the odf3l2a gene encoding outer dense fiber protein 3-like protein 2a, with translation MNHDFTKPSSPAYSFHSRTSMATADCSPGPRYHVDAKVTRFGRTETPSYSILGRARRTGSKVELFQTPGPGAYSPEKAPPLNAQRRPPSFTIGGRTRYRSVDANPAPNSYSLPNLLGCQVPNKPSSSSYSFSSRRKVGAPSEDLSMSPGPGKYNTTHPDIYRQRQPSFTMQSRTKRPSYSATVPGPGAYSPEKFHLHLPRPPSFTLGVRHSEFVTPLVVDVVD, from the exons TGGCCACTGCGGACTGCAGCCCAGGACCGAGGTACCACGTCGACGCAAAGGTCACACGCTTTGGCCGAACGGAGACGCCATCCTACTCCATTTTGGGCAGAGCAAGGCGCACGGGGAGTAAAG TCGAGCTGTTCCAGACTCCGGGCCCCGGGGCCTACAGCCCAGAAAAGGCTCCACCGCTCAACGCTCAGCGCAGACCTCCGTCCTTCACCATCGGCGGCCGCACCAGATACCGCTCCGTGGACGCTAATCCAGCACCAAACAG CTACAGTCTTCCCAACCTGCTGGGCTGCCAGGTTCCCAACAAACCCTCCAGTTCCAGCTACAGCTTCTCCAGCCGGAGGAAGGTCGGCGCGCCCTCCGAAGATCTCTCCATGAGCCCCGGACCGGGAAAGTACAACACCACCCACCCGGATATTTACCGCCAGCGGCAGCCCTCCTTCACCATGCAGAGCCGGACCAAGAGGCCCAGTTACTCCGCGACTGTTCCCGGCCCGGGCGCATACAGCCCGGAGAAGTTTCATCTCCATCTTCCCAGACCCCCCTCGTTCACTCTGGGAGTCAGACACTCCGAATTCGTCACCCCGCTTGTGGTGGATGTAGTTGACTGA